From one Xiphophorus hellerii strain 12219 chromosome 18, Xiphophorus_hellerii-4.1, whole genome shotgun sequence genomic stretch:
- the LOC116707485 gene encoding zinc finger protein OZF-like isoform X1, translating to MADSSVFYSEVKSILETLIMTAVDVLGVSDKGTDKTRRTLRGQPDVAAMLISEAARKISSIFSQLSSSLLAENRKLNSQLEAELKSAAEGLENARLWRENVLNGGPVLLEQSSTVFPMKPLIRLKRKMDDGNPPAASAEVEDIGEMMQMPSSPSAEEDTAEDLAAPKLPELENSESQKTQEAALKPKGKEFVCELCKKRFSRRFHLAKHMNTHKEQRPFACDRCPRKFRTAETLEQHLLRHEEKKHASFQCQRCEKSFKTKMNLKTHQLVHSDLRPFSCGTCGKAFKTKHNLQAHQAVHLAEKPHKCSECGESFRCAISLQCHRSVHTGEHPFTCTACGKTFSSRRSLRTHQAVHRGKVFTCETCGAGFTLRQNLQRHIRIHTGEKPFACKVCGRPFMQDNKLKAHMLLHGAAKAFMCDLCGKTFLYNCQLKETSESRTRGEAGVKEARSGERRAQGDLPAGQNHAGHDGVQLWHLPQRL from the exons atggcTGATAGCTCCGTGTTTTATTCCGAAGTGAAATCCATTTTAGAGACGCTCATAATGACAGCGGTCGATGTTCTCGGAGTTTCAGACAAAGGAACCGATAAAACGAGGCGGACTCTGAGAGGCCAG CCGGATGTTGCTGCCATGTTGATCAGCGAGGCGGCCAGGAAGATCAGCAGCATTTTCTCGCAGCTCTCCTCGTCGCTTCTCGCTGAAAACCGCAAACTAAACTCACAGCTGGAGGCTGAACTGAAGAGCGCAGCTGAAGGTTTGGAAAACGCCCGGCTGTGGCGGGAGAACGTGCTGAACGGCGGTCCGGTGCTGCTGGAACAGAGCAGCACGGTGTTCCCCATGAAGCCGCTTATTAGACTGAAAAGAAAGATGGACGATGGAAATCCTCCTGCAGCCTCTGCAGAGGTGGAAG ACATTGGAGAGATGATGCAGATGCCTTCGTCTCCTTCTGCTGAAGAAG aCACTGCTGAGGATTTAGCTGCTCCAAAACTCCCTGAACTGGAAAACTCTGAATCCCAGAAGACGCAGGAAGCAGCGCTGAAGCCTAAAGGAAAGGAGTTTGTGTGTGAGCTCTGCAAGAAGAGGTTTAGCCGTCGGTTTCACCTGGCAAAGCACATGAACACTCACAAGGAGCAGCGGCCGTTCGCCTGTGACCGCTGCCCCAGGAAGTTCAGGACTGCAGAGACTTTGGAGCAACACCTGCTGCGACACGAAGAGAAGAAACACGCTAGCTTCCAGTGCCAGCGCTGTGAGAAGTCGTTCAAGACAAAGATGAATCTGAAGACACATCAGCTGGTCCACTCAGACCTCCGACCGTTTAGCTGCGGGACCTGTGGGAAGGCCTTCAAAACCAAGCACAACCTGCAGGCACATCAGGCGGTACACCTGGCAGAGAAACCACACAAGTGTTCAGAGTGCGGGGAGAGTTTCAGATGCGCCATCAGCCTGCAGTGCCACCGTAGTGTCCACACTGGTGAGCATCCCTTCACCTGCACGGCATGCGGCAAAACCTTCTCCAGCAGGCGGTCGCTCCGGACGCATCAGGCAGTCCACAGGGGGAAGGTGTTCACCTGCGAGACGTGTGGGGCGGGATTCACCCTCCGACAGAACCTCCAGAGGCACATCCGCATTCACACAGGCGAGAAACCATTCGCATGCAAGGTATGCGGGAGGCCCTTCATGCAGGACAACAAGCTGAAGGCGCACATGCTGCTCCACGGCGCTGCCAAGGCATTCATGTGCGACCTCTGCGGGAAGACGTTCCTGTACAACTGCCAGCTGAAAGAAACATCAGAAAGCCGCACACGAGGAGAAGCAGGCGTCAAAGAGGCGAGGTCGGGAGAGAGGCGAGCGCAGGGTGATCTACCGGCGGGACAAAACCATGCTGGACATGACGGCGTTCAGCTGTGGCACCTGCCGCAAAGGCTTTGA
- the LOC116707485 gene encoding zinc finger protein OZF-like isoform X2, translating to MLISEAARKISSIFSQLSSSLLAENRKLNSQLEAELKSAAEGLENARLWRENVLNGGPVLLEQSSTVFPMKPLIRLKRKMDDGNPPAASAEVEDIGEMMQMPSSPSAEEDTAEDLAAPKLPELENSESQKTQEAALKPKGKEFVCELCKKRFSRRFHLAKHMNTHKEQRPFACDRCPRKFRTAETLEQHLLRHEEKKHASFQCQRCEKSFKTKMNLKTHQLVHSDLRPFSCGTCGKAFKTKHNLQAHQAVHLAEKPHKCSECGESFRCAISLQCHRSVHTGEHPFTCTACGKTFSSRRSLRTHQAVHRGKVFTCETCGAGFTLRQNLQRHIRIHTGEKPFACKVCGRPFMQDNKLKAHMLLHGAAKAFMCDLCGKTFLYNCQLKETSESRTRGEAGVKEARSGERRAQGDLPAGQNHAGHDGVQLWHLPQRL from the exons ATGTTGATCAGCGAGGCGGCCAGGAAGATCAGCAGCATTTTCTCGCAGCTCTCCTCGTCGCTTCTCGCTGAAAACCGCAAACTAAACTCACAGCTGGAGGCTGAACTGAAGAGCGCAGCTGAAGGTTTGGAAAACGCCCGGCTGTGGCGGGAGAACGTGCTGAACGGCGGTCCGGTGCTGCTGGAACAGAGCAGCACGGTGTTCCCCATGAAGCCGCTTATTAGACTGAAAAGAAAGATGGACGATGGAAATCCTCCTGCAGCCTCTGCAGAGGTGGAAG ACATTGGAGAGATGATGCAGATGCCTTCGTCTCCTTCTGCTGAAGAAG aCACTGCTGAGGATTTAGCTGCTCCAAAACTCCCTGAACTGGAAAACTCTGAATCCCAGAAGACGCAGGAAGCAGCGCTGAAGCCTAAAGGAAAGGAGTTTGTGTGTGAGCTCTGCAAGAAGAGGTTTAGCCGTCGGTTTCACCTGGCAAAGCACATGAACACTCACAAGGAGCAGCGGCCGTTCGCCTGTGACCGCTGCCCCAGGAAGTTCAGGACTGCAGAGACTTTGGAGCAACACCTGCTGCGACACGAAGAGAAGAAACACGCTAGCTTCCAGTGCCAGCGCTGTGAGAAGTCGTTCAAGACAAAGATGAATCTGAAGACACATCAGCTGGTCCACTCAGACCTCCGACCGTTTAGCTGCGGGACCTGTGGGAAGGCCTTCAAAACCAAGCACAACCTGCAGGCACATCAGGCGGTACACCTGGCAGAGAAACCACACAAGTGTTCAGAGTGCGGGGAGAGTTTCAGATGCGCCATCAGCCTGCAGTGCCACCGTAGTGTCCACACTGGTGAGCATCCCTTCACCTGCACGGCATGCGGCAAAACCTTCTCCAGCAGGCGGTCGCTCCGGACGCATCAGGCAGTCCACAGGGGGAAGGTGTTCACCTGCGAGACGTGTGGGGCGGGATTCACCCTCCGACAGAACCTCCAGAGGCACATCCGCATTCACACAGGCGAGAAACCATTCGCATGCAAGGTATGCGGGAGGCCCTTCATGCAGGACAACAAGCTGAAGGCGCACATGCTGCTCCACGGCGCTGCCAAGGCATTCATGTGCGACCTCTGCGGGAAGACGTTCCTGTACAACTGCCAGCTGAAAGAAACATCAGAAAGCCGCACACGAGGAGAAGCAGGCGTCAAAGAGGCGAGGTCGGGAGAGAGGCGAGCGCAGGGTGATCTACCGGCGGGACAAAACCATGCTGGACATGACGGCGTTCAGCTGTGGCACCTGCCGCAAAGGCTTTGA
- the LOC116737682 gene encoding gastrula zinc finger protein XlCGF57.1-like, which yields MSDLEARVCAILDVMVTATMSEMDKVIGSSDPNEAPAWTENKQTSCLDQKVMHFNILLASLAQEAVEKICQLFEESSSVLQLEVSQGTAEIEDLKTRLREVEMDLKLVMEGSAELGGQEEVTEEQTEERREEEEGSPGNLCRVFGGESGVRRSPIIHLWKSRTCESVSGQDSIQSVLLKQEILKASGISDPNRNDPAQEDGPDYTVEMDDSVYTIRAKGLVKPRSRVRGPKESRGQRESPLSCRLCKKTFSNLLQLKAHQSIHGASSDKPFVCSQCGRGFSFQRSLSAHMLIHKDERPHTCDVCGKGFTLKQLLRNHQRLHGDVRPFCCDQCGKSFYRAHGLKLHRRVHTGERLYNCHYCDKGFTIPGNLQRHLRIHTGEKPYKCDTCGKSFNQADTLKGHQRLHTGERPFSCETCGKSFIQKNALKMHQRTFHLDERKLTCVACNTVVPCMESLRKHTQTHAMTIPCSCVHCDQRLCTITELREHQQQHTLERPHCCGICGKSFKSSSYLKIHLKAHSGERPFACEICGRLFTQQSSLKSHQVVHTGEKPFSCDTCGKSFGNTGNLKRHQRIHTGEKPFSCDICGRCFNQGNSLKAHQQIHTGEKPFMCDRCGKSFSYLRNLKDHKCFYV from the exons ATGTCCGATTTAGAGGCGCGAGTCTGCGCCATTTTGGACGTCATGGTAACGGCCACCATGTCAGAAATGGACAAAGTTATCGGCAGCTCGGATCCCAACGAGGCTCCGGCTtggacagaaaataaacagacgTCCTGTTTGGATCAGAAG GTGATGCACTTCAACATCCTCCTGGCGTCTCTGGCTCAGGAAGCCGTGGAGAAGATCTGCCAGCTGTTTGAGGAAAGTTCGTCCGTGCTGCAGCTCGAA GTGTCGCAGGGCACGGCAGAGATCGAAGACCTGAAGACGAGGCTGAGGGAGGTGGAGATGGACCTGAAGCTGGTGATGGAGGGAAGCGCAGAGCTGGGAGGCCAGGAGGAAGTGACGGAGGAGCAGacggaggagaggagagaagaagaggaaggatCCCCGGGGAATCTGTGCAGAG tttttggtgGTGAAAGCGGAGTGAGGAGGTCGCCTATTATTCACCTGTGGAAAAGCAGAACTTGTGAG TCTGTCTCCGGTCAGGACAGCATCCAGTCGGTTTTACTGAAGCAGGAGATCCTGAAGGCCTCGGGCATTTCCGACCCGAACCGAAACGATCCCGCCCAGGAAGACGGCCCAGACTACACG GTGGAGATGGACGACTCGGTTTACACCATCAGAGCTAAAGGCCTGGTGAAGCCCAGGTCGCGGGTGCGAGGGCCGAAGGAGAGCCGGGGTCAGAGGGAGTCGCCCCTGAGCTGCAGGCTCTGCAAGAAAACCTTCAGCAACCTGCTGCAGCTCAAAGCGCACCAGTCCATCCACGGAGCGAGCAGCGACAAGCCCTTCGTCTGCTCCCAGTGTGGGCGGGGCTTCTCCTTCCAGCGCAGCCTCAGCGCTCACATGCTGATTCACAAGG ATGAGAGGCCTCACACTTGTGACGTTTGCGGGAAGGGTTTCACCTTGAAGCAGCTCTTGAGGAACCACCAGCGTCTCCACGGCGACGTGCGTCCGTTCTGCTGCGACCAATGCGGCAAAAGTTTTTACAGAGCTCACGGCCTGAAGCTGCACCGGAGGGTCCACACCGGCGAGCGATTGTACAACTGCCACTACTGTGACAAAGGCTTCACCATACCAGGTAACCTGCAGCGCCACCTGCGCATACACACCGGCGAAAAGCCGTACAAATGCGACACCTGCGGCAAAAGCTTCAACCAGGCGGACACGCTGAAGGGCCACCAGCGACTGCACACCGGGGAGCGTCCCTTCAGCTGCGAGACCTGCGGGAAATCTTTCATCCAGAAGAACGCCTTGAAGATGCACCAACGGACATTTCACCTGGACGAGAGGAAACTCACCTGCGTCGCATGCAACACCGTGGTGCCTTGCATGGAGTCCCTACGCAAGCACACCCAGACTCACGCCATGACCATCCCGTGCAGCTGTGTGCACTGCGACCAGCGCCTGTGCACCATCACGGAGCTGCgggaacaccagcagcagcacacGCTGGAGAGACCTCACTGCTGCGGGATCTGTGGGAAGAGCTTCAAGTCGTCCAGCTACCTGAAGATCCACCTGAAGGCGCACAGCGGCGAGCGGCCGTTCGCCTGCGAGATCTGCGGACGTCTGTTCACGCAGCAAAGCAGCCTGAAATCACATCAG GTGGTCCACACCGGCGAGAAACCGTTCAGCTGTGACACCTGCGGGAAATCTTTTGGCAACACGGGCAACCTGAAGAGGCATCAGCGCATCCACACGGGCGAAAAGCCGTTCAGCTGCGACATCTGCGGCCGCTGCTTCAACCAGGGCAACAGCCTGAAGGCTCACCAGCAGATCCACACCGGGGAGAAACCATTCATGTGCGACAGGTGTGGGAAGAGCTTCTCCTACCTGAGGAACCTCAAGGACCACAAGTGTTTCTACGTTTGA